In Zunongwangia profunda SM-A87, the following proteins share a genomic window:
- a CDS encoding SusC/RagA family TonB-linked outer membrane protein — translation MKRTLHGLITLFMVLLVQFSFAQEKTITGTVVDEDGLPLPGVNVIEKGTRNGVQTNFDGKYSIKVDEGKVLVFSYVGFTSKEQMVGTSNILNVTLVVDAAALDEVVVTGYSTQKKSDITGSVVKVDDEVLKSFASPTVDQALQGNVAGLTVSSSSGTPGSVANIRIRGISSITAGNEPLYVIDGVPINNGNVSASGATSSISALAAIDNNNIASITVLKDASATAQYGARGANGVILITTKSGKYGETVFTINTQIGFMNDAVDGPTPLTSAQRLELAAEAYYNDGYYDTTQQATDYLLENNALFKAWDQNGRKESDWGSAVANKDAIYREYSISASGGGNGHNFFASLGYLEQEATVIGSSFERISGSINFSKDLTPSLKLSSNNSAAYTFQKAFLERSAYFASPRTAKYFMNSLRYPYNDDGTFAEIGGALPNPLIGARDDFNDNRFTRIISGNALTWDIGSGFTLGAKFSVDLQLYNYRTYSNRNYGYGVPTSGDASQYDRTNAFYVFQNYLDYNLALNQHNLKFKLLQEYQSNRQYFLGGAAENFADDGLYFLDSAGTPSSVSSSFSDWYMGAYLGLLEYSVFDSRYVLNLSYRIEGNSRFQEDNRWGNFYSVGAAWNIHKEDFLTSIDNIEYLKLRFSYGKTGNASIGLNRYQSLFTYGVDYNGDGAQAVSTFGNNDLSWEINKTIDIGLEFGLFNDVLSGSIGYFNRKSEDLLLNVPLSQTTGFSSQTQNIGALKNTGVEIQLNASLIDTQDVSLSIGGNIATVNNEITELPLDPNGIERTITTTTTRIETGHPVREWYMPTWAGVNPETGMEEFYLNGVGGETTTTFNDAEAVFQGANAVPTLTAGVNLNFEVKGFFLNAQAYYAGGHKIYEGWHLYLNQPNGFPIFSYNGYQSLLDRWQETGDITRNGKFTSDGQSWQRHSKYLYDGDFIRLRNLTFGYNIPSSVMNSIGMKTARVFVRGNNLATWVKDDNLLFDPEQDLGGETGLETPPTKSFLFGVNLTF, via the coding sequence ATGAAAAGAACATTACATGGATTAATAACACTATTTATGGTGTTGTTAGTGCAATTTAGTTTTGCACAAGAAAAAACAATTACTGGTACTGTTGTCGACGAGGACGGACTTCCTCTTCCTGGGGTGAATGTAATCGAAAAAGGCACTAGAAATGGAGTCCAGACAAACTTTGATGGGAAGTACTCAATAAAGGTCGACGAAGGGAAGGTTTTAGTATTTAGTTATGTAGGATTTACTTCTAAGGAGCAAATGGTAGGTACTTCTAATATTCTGAATGTAACGTTGGTAGTGGATGCTGCGGCTTTGGATGAGGTTGTAGTGACTGGATATTCTACTCAAAAGAAATCTGATATTACAGGTTCCGTCGTGAAAGTGGACGACGAAGTTTTAAAATCTTTCGCTTCTCCTACAGTAGATCAGGCACTTCAGGGGAATGTTGCTGGTCTAACTGTTTCTTCAAGCTCAGGTACTCCTGGATCTGTTGCCAATATAAGGATACGTGGAATAAGTTCTATTACTGCCGGTAATGAGCCTTTGTATGTTATTGATGGGGTTCCTATTAATAATGGTAACGTTAGCGCTAGTGGTGCAACCTCAAGTATCAGTGCTTTGGCTGCAATAGATAATAATAATATTGCTTCTATTACTGTTTTAAAAGATGCTTCTGCTACCGCACAATATGGTGCGAGAGGTGCCAATGGAGTAATCCTTATTACAACTAAGTCAGGAAAATACGGAGAGACCGTTTTTACCATTAATACACAGATCGGTTTTATGAATGATGCTGTTGATGGTCCCACGCCTTTAACTTCAGCACAAAGATTGGAGCTAGCCGCTGAGGCTTACTATAATGATGGTTATTATGATACTACACAGCAGGCCACAGATTATCTACTAGAGAATAATGCACTTTTTAAAGCGTGGGATCAAAATGGTAGAAAAGAGTCGGATTGGGGTTCTGCTGTTGCGAATAAAGATGCAATATATAGAGAATACAGTATTTCTGCTTCAGGTGGAGGAAATGGGCATAATTTCTTTGCTTCTTTAGGGTATTTAGAGCAAGAAGCAACTGTTATAGGATCCAGTTTTGAAAGGATTTCTGGATCAATAAATTTTTCTAAAGATCTTACACCAAGTCTTAAGTTATCTTCTAATAACTCGGCAGCTTATACTTTTCAAAAAGCTTTCTTGGAAAGAAGTGCTTATTTTGCCAGTCCTAGAACGGCTAAATATTTTATGAACTCTCTTAGGTATCCCTACAATGATGATGGCACATTTGCCGAAATAGGAGGGGCACTTCCTAATCCTCTTATTGGTGCAAGGGATGATTTTAATGATAATCGATTTACACGTATCATCTCTGGAAATGCTTTAACCTGGGACATAGGAAGTGGTTTTACTTTGGGGGCGAAATTTAGTGTAGATTTACAATTATATAACTATAGAACATACTCTAATAGAAACTATGGTTATGGTGTGCCTACTTCTGGAGATGCGTCGCAATATGATAGAACCAATGCATTTTACGTATTTCAAAACTATTTAGACTATAATTTAGCGCTTAACCAGCATAATTTAAAATTTAAATTGTTGCAAGAATATCAGTCTAACAGACAATACTTTTTAGGTGGAGCAGCCGAAAATTTCGCAGATGATGGGTTATATTTTCTGGATAGTGCAGGTACGCCAAGTTCAGTTTCTTCAAGTTTCTCAGATTGGTACATGGGAGCTTACTTGGGACTGCTCGAATATTCAGTTTTTGATAGTAGGTATGTATTAAATCTTTCATATCGAATTGAAGGTAATTCAAGATTTCAGGAGGATAACAGATGGGGTAATTTTTATTCTGTAGGTGCGGCATGGAATATTCATAAGGAAGACTTTTTGACTTCAATCGATAATATAGAATATTTAAAACTTCGTTTTTCTTATGGTAAAACAGGAAATGCTAGTATTGGATTAAATCGTTATCAGTCCTTGTTTACTTATGGTGTGGATTATAATGGTGATGGTGCTCAAGCAGTAAGTACTTTTGGGAATAATGATCTTTCATGGGAAATCAATAAAACTATTGATATTGGTTTGGAGTTTGGTCTCTTTAATGATGTTTTATCAGGTAGTATTGGGTATTTTAATAGAAAGTCAGAGGATTTATTGCTAAATGTTCCATTATCTCAAACTACAGGTTTTTCCAGTCAGACACAAAATATAGGAGCCTTGAAAAATACTGGAGTAGAAATTCAGTTAAATGCCAGCCTTATAGATACTCAGGATGTAAGTTTAAGTATAGGTGGTAATATTGCTACGGTTAATAATGAAATTACTGAACTTCCTTTAGATCCAAATGGTATAGAAAGGACAATTACTACAACGACTACAAGAATTGAAACAGGGCACCCGGTTAGAGAATGGTATATGCCAACATGGGCAGGAGTGAATCCAGAAACTGGTATGGAGGAATTTTATTTAAATGGCGTTGGTGGCGAAACAACAACGACCTTTAATGATGCCGAAGCTGTTTTTCAGGGAGCAAATGCGGTACCAACACTCACTGCCGGTGTAAATTTAAATTTTGAGGTTAAAGGCTTCTTTTTGAATGCCCAAGCTTATTATGCGGGGGGGCATAAAATTTATGAAGGATGGCATTTATATCTTAATCAACCAAATGGATTTCCTATCTTTTCCTATAATGGATATCAAAGCTTGTTGGATAGATGGCAAGAAACTGGGGATATTACAAGAAATGGTAAATTTACGAGTGATGGACAATCTTGGCAGAGACATTCTAAGTATCTATATGATGGTGATTTTATTAGGTTGAGAAACTTAACATTTGGTTATAATATTCCAAGTTCTGTTATGAATTCTATTGGAATGAAAACCGCTAGAGTATTTGTGAGAGGCAATAATTTAGCTACATGGGTTAAGGATGATAATTTACTTTTTGACCCAGAGCAAGATTTGGGAGGTGAAACAGGATTGGAAACACCTCCAACTAAATCTTTCTTATTTGGTGTTAACTTAACTTTTTAA
- a CDS encoding putative porin, producing the protein MKKALFLISFVIIGYHCNAQEQRSPGRVGEEKSKDSVAEPTIDLFKIISIENDTTHVDTSLTIQKDYKFNYLRKDLFGLLPFANTGQTYNKLTEFRDFSTIMPKFGARARHYNFMEAEDINYYYVPTPLTELYFKTVPEQGQQLDAFFTVNTSERLNFSIAYKGVRALGRYRHILTSTGNFRTTLNYQTKNRKYRAKAHFVSQDLLNEENGGLTDEALASYISKEPEFDDRSVLDVNFENAESTLYGKGFFLDHQYYLSGAQDTIQNKFYLSHRLDYSYKKFQYLQSAAATAILGEAFQSTNLNDETRYRNLDNTVAVNFDNPVLGKISAKAGYSFFDYWYDSVFIGENGVVGDRLDGRLINVGGSYDNYLAGFNLHADVSFNFGDDFSGNHILASAGYSLDDNNFLNFGIKQTSRAPNLNFLLYQSDYINYNWQNNFDNENAQSLFFELSAKMIANFSGEITQIQNYTYFSLNNDGVVKPFQFGGDVRYYKLKAQREFTFGKFALDNTILYQNISDGKDVLNLPELVTRNTFYYKDFWFDKALYLQTGLSLRYFSSYQMDAYDPVLAEFYVQNETEFGNYPVVDFFFNGKVDQARIFFKLENLNFLIDGNNNFSAPRYPHNDFMVRFGLVWNFFL; encoded by the coding sequence ATGAAGAAAGCACTATTTCTAATCTCGTTTGTAATTATTGGTTATCATTGTAATGCTCAAGAACAAAGGTCGCCTGGAAGAGTGGGCGAGGAGAAATCTAAAGATTCTGTGGCAGAGCCTACAATAGATCTTTTTAAGATAATATCTATAGAGAATGATACGACTCATGTTGATACTTCTCTAACGATTCAAAAAGATTATAAATTTAATTATTTGCGCAAAGATCTATTCGGACTTTTGCCGTTTGCAAATACGGGGCAAACCTATAATAAGCTTACCGAATTTCGAGATTTTAGTACTATAATGCCCAAATTTGGGGCTAGAGCTCGTCATTATAATTTTATGGAGGCAGAGGATATTAACTATTATTACGTTCCTACACCACTTACAGAATTGTATTTTAAAACCGTACCGGAACAAGGACAACAATTAGACGCATTTTTCACGGTTAATACTTCAGAACGTTTAAATTTTAGCATTGCTTATAAAGGAGTGCGTGCCCTTGGGCGCTATCGCCATATTCTTACCAGTACAGGAAATTTTAGAACAACGTTAAATTATCAGACTAAAAATAGAAAATATAGAGCGAAAGCTCATTTTGTAAGTCAGGATTTGCTGAATGAAGAAAATGGCGGATTAACAGATGAGGCGCTAGCTTCATATATCAGCAAGGAGCCCGAATTTGATGATCGTTCAGTTTTAGATGTTAATTTCGAAAATGCGGAGAGTACATTATATGGTAAAGGTTTCTTTTTAGATCATCAATACTATTTGTCGGGGGCGCAGGATACAATTCAAAATAAGTTTTATTTAAGTCACAGACTAGATTATTCGTATAAAAAATTTCAATATCTTCAATCGGCTGCTGCTACTGCCATTTTAGGGGAAGCTTTTCAGAGCACTAATCTTAATGATGAAACTAGATATCGTAATTTGGATAATACGGTTGCAGTAAATTTTGATAATCCTGTTCTAGGAAAGATATCGGCAAAAGCCGGCTATTCCTTTTTCGATTATTGGTATGATTCTGTATTTATAGGAGAAAATGGAGTTGTGGGAGATAGGTTAGATGGGAGGCTTATAAATGTTGGTGGGAGTTATGATAATTATTTAGCAGGGTTCAATCTTCATGCTGACGTGTCGTTTAATTTTGGAGATGATTTTTCAGGAAATCATATTCTAGCATCAGCAGGTTACAGTCTAGATGATAATAATTTTTTAAACTTTGGGATAAAACAAACCAGTAGGGCTCCAAATTTAAATTTTTTACTGTATCAAAGTGATTACATAAACTATAACTGGCAAAATAATTTTGACAATGAAAATGCACAAAGCCTTTTCTTTGAATTATCAGCTAAGATGATTGCTAACTTTAGTGGAGAGATAACTCAAATTCAGAATTACACCTATTTTTCACTTAATAACGATGGCGTCGTTAAACCATTTCAATTTGGCGGTGATGTACGATATTATAAATTGAAAGCCCAAAGGGAATTTACTTTTGGAAAGTTTGCTTTAGATAATACCATACTTTATCAAAATATTTCTGATGGCAAAGATGTTCTCAATTTACCAGAATTAGTAACTCGGAATACCTTTTATTATAAGGACTTTTGGTTTGATAAGGCTTTGTATTTACAAACGGGTTTAAGTCTTCGCTATTTTTCTTCTTATCAAATGGACGCTTACGATCCAGTTTTGGCTGAATTTTATGTGCAAAACGAAACTGAATTTGGTAATTATCCAGTGGTAGATTTCTTTTTTAATGGAAAAGTAGATCAGGCAAGAATATTTTTTAAGCTTGAAAATTTAAATTTCTTAATTGATGGAAATAATAATTTCTCTGCACCAAGATATCCACACAACGATTTTATGGTGCGATTTGGTTTAGTTTGGAACTTTTTTCTTTAA
- a CDS encoding RagB/SusD family nutrient uptake outer membrane protein: MKNLLYILMFVTMISVTVSCSTEDLEPTLAQEKSVEDSVNKVENLSSILKGIHSSMTSSGYYGRDIIITNEVRTDNTFSNGNSGRFTTQSQYLYNENSGFIWNTAYYVIANANIIINTDLESLEGDLDLGMHIQGQATVLRALAHFDLLRVYGQQFAGAGNLGVPIVTTFKGDDLFPARNTIEEVKAAIYNDLETGFAMMNSDYDNSKVLVSKFVAKALEARVAVYFGDWNRAVSASEAVIQSGLYSIIPAESYVSSWAGDGGANVIFELAANLADNPGINGLAYIYRANDDGSGYGDIQVKNEVLDIYEDSDVRKGILGYQGDILRNLGKYPDNVNNADNIVLFRYEELILNYAEALLETGGDALTQLNKIPANRGAQPYNNATKENILLERRKELIFEGFRFDDMLRSGMNMEAMNTQGNVMKTFSVPNYLFAWPIPVSELNSNSNMVQNEGY, encoded by the coding sequence ATGAAAAACTTATTATATATATTGATGTTCGTAACTATGATTTCTGTTACAGTATCATGTTCGACAGAGGATTTAGAGCCAACCTTAGCCCAGGAGAAAAGTGTTGAAGACAGTGTAAATAAAGTAGAAAATTTAAGCAGTATTTTAAAAGGTATACATAGTTCAATGACCTCTTCAGGATATTATGGTCGTGATATTATAATCACCAATGAGGTTCGTACAGATAACACTTTTTCAAATGGGAATTCAGGTAGATTTACTACTCAAAGTCAGTATCTTTACAATGAGAATTCTGGTTTTATCTGGAATACCGCATATTATGTAATTGCAAATGCTAATATTATAATCAATACAGATCTTGAATCTCTTGAAGGCGATTTAGATTTAGGTATGCATATTCAGGGACAGGCAACTGTTTTAAGAGCTTTAGCTCATTTTGATCTTCTTCGGGTATATGGGCAGCAATTTGCAGGAGCGGGAAACTTAGGGGTTCCAATTGTAACGACCTTCAAGGGAGATGATCTTTTTCCTGCGAGAAATACTATAGAAGAAGTTAAAGCGGCTATTTATAATGATTTAGAAACAGGTTTTGCGATGATGAATTCAGATTACGATAATTCTAAAGTTTTGGTATCTAAATTCGTAGCGAAAGCACTTGAAGCCAGAGTTGCGGTTTATTTTGGAGATTGGAACCGCGCTGTATCAGCTTCAGAGGCAGTTATTCAATCTGGCCTTTATTCGATTATTCCTGCAGAGTCCTACGTGAGCAGTTGGGCAGGAGATGGAGGGGCAAATGTCATTTTTGAACTTGCAGCTAACTTAGCTGATAATCCTGGTATTAATGGTTTAGCCTATATTTATAGAGCTAATGATGATGGTAGTGGGTACGGAGATATTCAAGTGAAAAATGAAGTTTTAGATATTTATGAAGATTCCGACGTTCGTAAGGGTATTTTAGGTTATCAAGGTGATATACTTAGAAACTTAGGTAAATATCCCGATAATGTTAATAATGCTGATAATATTGTTTTATTTAGATACGAGGAATTAATTCTGAATTATGCAGAAGCTCTATTGGAAACAGGTGGAGATGCTTTAACGCAGTTAAATAAAATTCCTGCGAATAGAGGTGCTCAACCATATAATAATGCAACAAAAGAAAATATTCTTTTAGAAAGACGGAAAGAACTTATCTTTGAAGGATTTCGGTTTGATGATATGTTGCGTAGTGGCATGAATATGGAAGCTATGAACACTCAAGGTAATGTTATGAAGACTTTTTCCGTTCCCAATTACCTGTTCGCTTGGCCTATTCCTGTTTCCGAATTGAATTCAAACTCAAATATGGTTCAAAACGAAGGTTATTAA